A region from the Spea bombifrons isolate aSpeBom1 chromosome 7, aSpeBom1.2.pri, whole genome shotgun sequence genome encodes:
- the LOC128501114 gene encoding hexosaminidase D-like, whose product MTPQRKIHLLRLVVLFILAVALIKYFRRPRPPQVIQAVKAHKSEEFFWGAAKASSENENRDLPPEPPKEEKVEVSVKTQQNGGQLPRKDFSNVQMKLVHLDLKGAAPKLSYFEQIFPLLSKLGANGLLIEYEDMFPFTGELEVLRSPHAYSESDIKNILHLAEINKLEVVPLVQTFGHMEFVLKHDKFRGLREMEQYPNSLNPHNADSLPLVKMILSQVLDQHPTSSWIHIGADEVYHLGEGQDSKAWLNSNKGDLGKMFLTYIQEVVAFLHSKYPDKQQLMWDDMLRKLSVASIQGSGISQHVSPVLWIYSPHLNIEQTETLISKYQESGFKSIWFASAFKGASTADQMWTPMSLHVKNHQQWKTVIDSMKSKFTRIRYAGIALTGWQRYDHYSVLCELLPVSIPSLAVCLEVLQHGDFNEKVRKETASLLGFKAIDIETNTCDGNGAFPGAEIYSLVQKIHKDLKQKVQELLEGDEEIRGWFSRYHRKHRFGNPHKMEKFSSKLLKAHEEWESLTQSLRTQLESIYFPDTVEEWMEENVNPHLDLLREVVRDFQEILKLNAQPKAQSKK is encoded by the exons TCCTCCTCAGGTGATACAGGCCGTCAAAGCACATAAAAGCGAAGAATTTTTCTGGGGGGCCGCGAAGGCCAGTTCTGAGAATGAAAATCGGGATCTTCCCCCGGAGCCCCCGAAAGAAGAGAAAGTTGAGGTCAGCGTAAAAACCCAACAGAACGGCGGGCAACTTCCTCGCAAAGATTTCAGCAACGTTCAGATGAAGTTGGTGCACTTGGATCTTAAAGGAGCCGCCCCGAAGCTCTCTTACTTTGAgcag ATATTTCCTCTCCTTTCCAAACTGGGAGCCAACGGCTTGCTGATTGAATATGAAGACATGTTCCCTTTCACTGGAGAGTTAGAAGTCCTGAGGTCTCCACATGCTTACAG TGAGAGCGATATcaagaatattttacatttagctGAAATTAACAAACTAGAAGTGGTGCCTCTGGTTCAGACCTTTGGACACATGGAG TTTGTTCTGAAGCACGATAAGTTCAGAGGTTTGAGGGAGATGGAGCAGTACCCCAACAGCCTGAACCCCCACAACGCAGACTCCTTACCTCTCGTGAAGATGATCCTGTCCCAGGTCCTAGACCAGCACCCAACGTCTAGCTGGATCCACATCGGTGCTGATGAG GTCTATCACCTCGGGGAAGGGCAGGATTCCAAGGCTTGGCTCAACAGCAACAAGGGGGACTTGGGCAAGATGTTCCTCACCTACATCCAGGAGGTGGTGGCTTTCCTCCATAGCAAGTACCCCGATAAACAGCAGCTCATGTGGGATGACATGCTTCGCAAGCTCAGCGTTGCCAGCATTCAGG GCTCCGGAATCAGCCAGCATGTGTCCCCGGTCCTGTGGATCTATAGCCCACATCTAAATATTGAACAAACAG AAACTCTTATCTCCAAGTACCAAGAAAGCGGCTTTAAATCCATCTGGTTTGCGAGTGCCTTCAAAGGAGCGTCCACCGCGGACCAGATGTGGACCCCGATGTCTCTGCACGTGAAGAATCACCAGCAGTGGAAGACGGTTATCGACTCAATGAAGTCCAAGTTCACCAGGATCCGCTACGCGGGAATAGCTTTGACTGGTTGGCAAAG GTACGATCATTATTCGGTCCTGTGTGAGCTGCTGCCTGTGAGTATCCCTTCCCTGGCCGTGTGCTTAGAGGTCCTTCAGCACG GAGACTTTAATGAGAAAGTAAGGAAGGAAACAGCCAGTCTCCTGGGATTTAAAGCCATCGACATCGAGACCAACACTTG cgATGGGAACGGCGCGTTTCCCGGAGCTGAGATTTATAGTCTGGTGCAGAAAATCCATAAAGACTTGAAACAAAAAGTCCAGGAGCTCCTGGAGGGAGACGA AGAGATCAGAGGCTGGTTTTCGCGTTACCATCGGAAACATCGTTTTGGAAATCCACACAAAATGGAGAAATTCAGTTCCAAATTGTTGAA GGCTCACGAGGAGTGGGAATCGCTGACTCAGTCTTTGCGCACCCAGCTGGAGTCCATTTACTTCCCCGACACCGTGGAGGAATGGATGGAGGAGAACGTGAACCCTCACCTGGACCTGTTACGAGAGGTGGTCAGAGACTTCCAGGAGATCCTGAAGCTCAACGCCCAACCCAAGGCGCAGTCCAAGAAGTGA